The region GCGGCGGTAATCGCCGTGGTGGGAGGATCGCCAGGATGGGCGCAGGCGCAGCAGCCGACCAGCTCCGAGGTGACGGCCCGACAGCTGCCCTCTGACTGGACGTTCACCGGTGACGGTGCGGAACGGCAGCTCGTCTGGCGCTCCGGCAGACCATTGCCGATGGGTGACGCGCGCGTCGAGTTCTACGCGGGCGAGCGGCTGCTCGGCCGGCCGACGGCGGGGCAGGACGGCCGGACGTTCCGGCTTCCGCTGGAAGAGGCTCAGAAGCTCAGCGGCCTCAAGGGGACCAAGGCCGTCGAGGACCTGCAAGTACACGCCGGTGGGCGCCGGTTGGACGTGGCGGGACTCGCGGCGGTCCCGGACGGGCGCCGCGCCGCTGTCGCGCCGCCCGCCGCGGCGCCGGCCAATCCCGTGGACCCCGGCAAGCCGGGCTCGTACCGTACGGTCTCGGGCGAGTACACGCTCGACTCGGTGAAACTGCCCGGGATGCCCGTGCCGGTGGAGATGAAGGCCGTGGTGGTCGCCCCGACCGGGGCCACCGGCCGCAGGCCTCTCGCCCTGTTCCTGCACGGACGTCACTCCACCTGTTACAAGCCCGGCAGCACCGATGTCGACGGCGCGTGGCCCTGCCCGGCCGGGGAGAAGCAGATACCGAGCTACCGGGGATATCTTCGCGACCAGAAACTCCTGGCGTCCCAGGGCTATGTGACGGTGTCGATCTCCGCGAACGGCATCAACGCCCAGGACTCGGACCTTGAGGACGCCGGAGCCCAGGCCCGCTCCTCGCTCGTCCGGCAGCACCTCGCCCGCTGGGCGGGCTGGACCACGAACCGGCCCTCGGCACCGACGATCGTACGGACCGCCCCGGCCGCCGACCTCTCACGAGTGCTGCTGGTCGGCCACTCGCGGGGCGGCGAGGGCGTCAATCGCGCCGCCATGGACAGCCTGTACCGGCCGCCGGCCGACCAGGACGGGGCCCCCGGCCCGGTGCGCTGGAACATCCGGGGCACCGTCCTCATCGGTCCGACGATCTTCGGTCAGAACCCGGTCGCCGATGTGCCGTCGATGACGATCCTGCCCGGCTGCGACGGCGATGTGTCGGATCTCCAGGGCGAGTTGGCCTTGGACGGCACCCGCGGGATCAGCCGCGGCGCCGCCCTGCACAGCGCGGTCTACGTGATCGGCGCCAACCACAACTACTTCAACACCGAGTGGACGCCGGGGCAGGCGCAGGCACCGGCGGACGACGACTTCTACTCGGACCCGAACGACCGGGACCCGGTGTGCGACGTGGGCACCAGGACCCGGCTGACCCCCGACCAGCAGCACAAGGCGGGCGCCTCCTACGTCGCGGCGGCGGCCCGGCTGTTCGTCGCCGGCGACGACCGGGTCCGTCCGCTGCTCGACGGCTCCGGCCTGCGGGCGCCGTCCGCCGATCCGGCGCGCGTCCTCACGCACGCGGTGGGCGGAAACCGCTCGGCCGGCATCCTGCCGGACGGCGCGGTGACCGTGCAGGGCGGCGGCGGACGACTGTGCTCGGCGGTGGACGACCGTCCTTCGGTCAGGTGTCTGGCCCCGGACGCCGGCCAGTCCCCGCACTTCGCGAGCTGGGCGACGGAGCGGGAGGTCGGCCGCCGGGCGGTCGCCGTCAAGTGGTCACAGCCGGGTACCGCGGTACGGGTGACACCCGGGCGTCCGGTGTCCCTCGGCGACGCCAAGGCCCTCGCCCTGCGCGTCGTCGTGCCCCCGAACACCACCGGGACGCAACTGGACGTGTCCGTCACCGACACCGCGGGCAAGCGCGCCACGCTCGGCCGGGTCCGCGTGGACGGACTGCCCGGCAGCAACCGGACGGCTTCGTACTGGGCGCGGGAGGTCCGCGTACCGCTGTCCGCCGCCGCTCGCGCCGGGGTCGATCTACGCAAGGTGAGGAGCGTGGAGCTGACTCCGCGCAGCCGTGCGGGACAGGCCTGGCTGATCGACACGTGGGGCTGGCGCCCCGGCACACCCGCGGTGCGCCCGGCCGCGCTGCCGCGCGTCGACCTCGGACAGCTGACCGTCAAGGAGGGCGACTCCGGCACCCGGACCTACCGGGTTCCGGTCCGGATCACCGGGCAGGGAGGCGGCACGGTCCGCCTCTACGCCCAGAACCCCGGGACGGACACGATGACGAGCCGGCTGGTCACGGTGCGCCCCGGCGAGCAGAGCATCGACGTGCCGGTGACGGTGAAGGGCGACACCCTGTACGACTACGACGTCCAGCGCAGCGTGTTCGTGAAGGCGGTGCGCGGTGCGGTCATCGGCTCGTACAGCGGTGGGGTGATCGTCGAGAACGACGATCCCGCGCCCACGGTCACCATCACCCCGGTCGCGGACCGGGTCACCGAGGGCCGGCCGCTGACCTGGCGCGCGACACTGTCGGCGCCTTCCCGCGCCGATATGTACGCCTACCTCAAGGTGGTGCCGGTCACCGGCGGCGCGGAACTGTCCACCAAGGACGTCGACCCTGCATGGCTGATGGACGCCACCGGTGAATCACCGCTGCCGGAACGGCCGTTGTCCACGATCGACGGACTCTACCTTTACGCGGCAGTCCAGCCGGGTCAGTTGACCGCCGACGTGAACCTGCCGACGGTCGCGGACACGGTGGCCGAGCCGGAGGAGTCGGTGCGGCTGCGGCTGGCCGACTACGACGAGGAGACGGGAGAGCCGATCCCCGGGCCCGAGTTCACGGGCACCGTGCTCGACGCCTCGTAGAGGTGCGTCAGTGAGTGAGGGTGGGACCGCTGCCCCTGCGGGGTGCGGTCCCACCCTCAGCTGTTCACGAGAGTGATCCGGATCCCGACCGTGCCCGTCCTGCCGCGCCGCAGCCGGCTGCCCATGAGGGTGAGGCGGCCCAGCACGCCGTACTTGCGGGCGAGGAGCCGCCGGTAGGCGTCGGTCCCGGACTGGTCGAGGATCTCGGCGGTACCGGGGACCTGGTCGCCGGTCGGATTGCCGCGGACATCGCAGGGGCCGACAAGGACGTCGGCCCGCTTGCGGATCCGCTTCACCTTCCAGGAGTCCGTCACCGACCAGGCTCCGAGAGCGTCCCCGTCCCGCACCACCCAGACCGGGGTGGCGACGGACGTGCCGTTCTTGCGGAAGCTGGTGATCAGCAGGTATTTGCCCGCGCCGAGCCGGTCCAGGGTGCTGGTGTCGTCCATGGACGCGAGTCTAGGCGCCGGGACCTCAACTGCCGCCCGGCGCCCTGCCCTCCTCGCCGGCTCTCACCAGCGGGGCAGCAGCCGCTCGTACTCCGGCCGGATCTGTTGCATGTACCCGGTGTCGTCGCGGTCCCGTATCCCGGAGTCGAGGTAGCGGCGGTGGGCCCGGTCGAGGGCGTCGGGGTCGAGTTCGACACCCAGGCCGGGGCCGGTCGGCACCTTCACGGCGCCGTCGCGGACCTCGATGGCGCCGGGGACGATCACGTCGTCGGCCGAGTTCCACGGGTAGTGCGTGTCGCAGGAGTGCGCGAGGTTGGGGATGGCGGCGCCGACGTGGGTCATCGCGGCGAGGCTGATGCCCAGGTGCGAGTTGGAGTGCATGGACAGCTCGATGCCGAACGCCTCGCAGACGGCGGCGAGTTGACGGGTCCTACGGAGTCCGCCCCAGTAGTGGTGGTCGGTGAGGAGGACCTGGATCGCGTTCTGTTCGACGGCGGGGCGCAGATGTTCCCAGGCGATCACGCACATGTTGGTGGCGAGCGGCATCGGCGCGTCCTTGGCGACCTCGGCCATGCCGGAGATGGTGGCGGTCGGGTCCTCCAAGTACTCGATGACGCCGTCGAGTTCACGGGCGACGTACTTGGAGGTCTCCACCGTCCAGGCCGTGTTGGGGTCGAGGCGCAGCGGCTGTCCGGGGAAGGCCTCCGCGAGCGCCTTCATCGCGGCGATCTCCTCGTCGGGCGGGAAGACACCGCCCTTGAGCTTGAACGAGGTGAATCCGTACCGTCGTTGCATCAGCCGGGCCTGTTCGACGACCCCGGCCGGGTCGAGGGCCTCGCCCCACTCGTCGCCGATGGCCGCACGGCCGTCGAGGGCCGGGTGTTCGGCCCACTTGTAGAAGAGGTACGCGGCGAAGGGCACGGCGTCCCTGACCTTGCCGCCGAGCAGGTCGCTGACCGGGCGGCCCAGCAGCTTGCCCTGGGCGTCGAGGCAGGCCACCTCGACGGCCGAGGTGGCCCAGCCCCGGTCGTGGGACCGGGGCGCGGCAGGCCTCAGGACGGTGTCGATCGCGGCGGCGATGGCGGTCGTGTCGAAGACGTCCATGCCGACGACGACCTTCGCCGCCTCCTGGAGCCGTTCGAGACGGGCACTGCCTCCGGGCGACTCTCCGAGGCCCACCGTGCCGTTCTCCAGGACGAGTTGGAGGACGCAGCGCAGGGCGAGCGGTTCGTGCACCCCGTCGGCGTTGAGGAGGGGCGGGTCACTGAACGCGATGGGGGTGATGCGGAGTTCGCGGATACGCGTGCCGGTTCCGGTGCCGCTCATGTGCGTACTCCTGTCGTCGTGCGCGAGGCCGCTCATGCGCGGACCGCCTCCAGACCGTGGTCGATGAGTTTCGCCAGCCGGGCAAGGTGTTCCGGCGTCGGGTCGAGCAGGGGTGCCCGTACGCCGCCGACGTCCAGCCCCCGCAGGGTCACGCCGGCCTTGACCAGCGCCACCGCGTATCCGGGTACCTCGTCACGGAGTTCGACGAGCGGGCCGTAGAACCCGTCGAGGAGCTTGGTGACCAGAGCCTGGTCGCCCTCCGCCAGCGCCCGGTGGAACGCGGTGGCGATCTCCGGGGCGAAGGCGAACACGGCGGACGAGTACAGGTCGACGCCGACGCCCTGGTAGGCGGCGGCCGTCATCTCGGCGGTGGGCAGGCCGTTGAAGAAGGCGAAGTCCTCGCCGCCGGGCAGCGCCCGGATCGTACGGACGATGCGGTGCATGCGTTCCAGGTCGCCGATGCCGTCCTTGAGGCCGACGACCCCGGGCAGGCTCGCGATCTCCGCGGCCGTGGCCTCGGTGAGGCGGGCGGTGCCGCGCTGGTAGAAGATCACCGGCAGCCGGGCCGCGGACGTCACCTCCCGCGCGTACCGCACGAGCCCCTGCTGCGGTGCGGTCACCAGATACGGCGGCAGCAGCAGGATGCCGTCGGCGCCGGCCTCCCGGATACGGGCGGCCTGGTCGAGGGCGGCCGGCACCGGACCGCCCGCGGCGGCCAGCACGGGGACGCGCCCGGCGGTCGTGGCGACCGCGATCCTGGTCGCCTCCCCGATCTCGGCGGGCGTCAGCGCGTGGAACTCGCCGGTGCCGCAGGCGACGAACACCCCGCCGGCACCGGCGGCGACCCCCGCCTCGATGTGCTGGGCGAGGCGTTCCCCGTCCAGCGTTCCGTCCGCCGCGAAGGGCGTCACCGGAAAGAACAGCACTCCCTGGAACTTCATGTCTCTCTCAAACGTGGGGGGGGGGTCGGGGTCGGGGGGTGTCAGCCCTTGGTGGCACCGGCGGCGATGCCGGAGACCAGCGAGCGCTGAAGGAGCAGATAGACGATCAGACTGGGTATGAGGGCGATGACCGCGCCCGCCAGCACCACCCCGGAGCCGACCTCGGGGTCGGTGCGCAGGACGGACAGGGCGACGGTCACCGTGTAGTCGGTGGGGTCCTTGGCGGCGATCAGCGGCAGCAGGTACTGGTCCCAGATCATGATGAAGCCGAGGACGCCGGCCACACCGAGCGCGGGCTTGCACAGCGGCAGCACGATCTGCCACAGCATGCGCAGCTCGCCGACGCCGTCGAGGCGGGCGGCCTCCTCGATCTCGTCGGGGATGTCCTTCATGAACTCGGTCAGCATCATCACCGAGAAGCCCCAGGCACCCAGCGGGAGGATGACGCCCCAGACGGTGCCCTTGAGGTCGAGGTGGACCACCGGGACGTCACCGAGGACCAGTGACAGCGGGATCGCGATGACCTCCTCGGGCAGCATCATCGTCAGCATGAACAGGGTCAGTATCAGGGCCTGGCCGCGGAAACGGTGCCTGGCCAGCGCGTACGCGGCGAGTGTGCAGACCACGAGCTGGAGGAGCAGCCCGCCGCCCGCTATGACGAGCGAGTTGGAGAAGTAGTCCCAGATGCCGCGCTCGCCGGCCACCGTGAAGTTCAGCAGTGTGCTGTCGTGCGGCAGGAAGGACAGCGACGAGCCGCTGGCGTTCTTCGTGAAGGCACCCGAGAGGATCGCGAGGAAGGGCGCCGCGAAGATGGCCACGGCTGTCGCGCAGAGCAGGATCCGCAGGGCCCAGGCGGTGCCCGGCTTGTCGTTCCAGCCGAGAGCGGTGTCGAAGCGGGCCGGAGTGGTCCGCTTCGCCTTGCCGGACCGCTTGCCCGTGGTCCTCGGTGCGGTCGCCCGGACGGGGTCGATGACGGGGGCGCTCATCGCACGTCTCCCCTCTTGCGGAAGTAGTTGACGGTGACGGTGAGCAGCAGCGTCACGCAGAGCAGTACGACGGAGGCCGCTGAAGCGCCGCCGATGTCGTTGCGGGTGAAGCCGAGGGTGTAGGCGCGGGTCATCCAGACCTCGGTGGACCCGGCCGGGCCGCCGCCGGTCAGGACGTAGACCTCGGTGAAGACGCGCAGTCCGCGGATCGCGGCGAGGGTGAGGACGATGCCGAGGGCGGGGCGGATCGCGGGCAGGGTGACGTACCGCAGCCGCTGCCAGAGGGAGACTCCGTCCATCGCGGCGGCCTCGTACAGCGAGCGGTCGACGCCCGCGAGGCCGGCCATGATGATGACCATGTTGTAGGGGGCCCAGATCCAGATGCCCATGGCCATCGTCGACCACAGCGCGAGGTCCGGGTTGTCGAGGAACTGGACCGGGCCGAGCCCGAAGAGGTTCAGGCCGCTGTTGAGGAGGCCGTCGGAGGTCGGGTAGTACATCAGCCGCCACAGCTCACCGACGACCGCGGTCGCGGTGACGGCGGGCAGGAAGACGGCGGTCCGCACGATCTTCAGCAAGCGGGCCTGGCCCTCCAGGAGCAGAGCGAGGACGAAGCCGAGGACGATGGCTCCCAAAGACTGGCCGATGCCGAGGACCAGGGTGTGTCCGATGGCGTCCTGGAAGCGGTGGTCGGTCAGGACCCGGGTGTAGTTGTCGAGGCCGGTCCACCTGTCGCCGAGGAAGGGCCGCACGTCGAAGAAGCTGAGCCAGACGCCCTTGGCCATCGGCCAGAACTTGAAGACGAGGGCGAGCAGCAGGCCCGGTGCGAGGAACAGCCACGGCACCAGGGCCTTCTTGGTGGGGCGCCGGCCTCCGCGCGCCGCGGGGGTGGTCACGGTAGCGGTCATTTCAGCAGGTCCTGGTCCTTGAGGTCACCGGCGAGGGTCTCGTTGAGCTCCTTCAACTGGGAGCGGACGTCACCGCCGCAGTACGTGAAGATCGCGTTGAGGCTGTCGGCGGTGTCCTGCTTGATGGGAGCGAAGTCGGGCGCGTTCGGGAACTGCTGCGAGGCGTCCTCGTACGCCTTCTGCACCACGCTCCAGCGGGGATCGTCGCGGACTGCCGCCGCGTCCAGCGTGGAGTTCACGGGGATGCGGACGACGGGCTGGTTCTCGCCGGTCATGGCGATCTTCTGGCCCTCGGGGCTGATGAGGAACGCGGCGAGTTCCTGTTCCTGCTTCGTCTTTCCGGTCTTAGCGCCGAAGTAGACGTTCTCGCCGTCGGCCAGCACGTCGCCGCCCGCCGGGCCCGCGGGGGCCGGGACGACCTCGTACTTGTCCTTGCCGAGGGTCTGGTCGAAGGTGGTGATGTTGTACGGGCCGGTCATGTACATCCCGGCGTTGCCGTCCTGGAAGTTCGTGGCGGTGGAGGTGATGGCGGTGAGGGCGCCAGGCTGGGTGACAGCGTTGTCACCGCAGAAGAGGTTGTCCTTCATCCAGGTCACGGTGTTGACGGCGGCGGCCGAGTCCATGGCCGGCTTGTAGGTGCCCTGACCGTCCGGCTCCACGATCTTCGCGCCGCCCTGCCAGAGGAAGCTGGAGCCCCACCAGGCGGCGTAGCCGTTCTGGGCGCTGCCGGGGACGACCATGCCGTAGGTGTCGGCCTTGCCGTCGCCGTCCGGGTCGCGGGTGGCGAACGCCTTGGCGACGTCCAGCATCTCCTGCCAGGTGGTGGGCGCCTCGATGCCCAGTTTCCGCAGCCAGTCCTTGCGGATCATCAGGGTCTGGGCCTGTCGGGAGTAGGGGATGCCGTAGTGCTTGCCGTCG is a window of Streptomyces sp. B21-083 DNA encoding:
- a CDS encoding PPOX class F420-dependent oxidoreductase produces the protein MDDTSTLDRLGAGKYLLITSFRKNGTSVATPVWVVRDGDALGAWSVTDSWKVKRIRKRADVLVGPCDVRGNPTGDQVPGTAEILDQSGTDAYRRLLARKYGVLGRLTLMGSRLRRGRTGTVGIRITLVNS
- a CDS encoding glucarate dehydratase family protein → MSGTGTGTRIRELRITPIAFSDPPLLNADGVHEPLALRCVLQLVLENGTVGLGESPGGSARLERLQEAAKVVVGMDVFDTTAIAAAIDTVLRPAAPRSHDRGWATSAVEVACLDAQGKLLGRPVSDLLGGKVRDAVPFAAYLFYKWAEHPALDGRAAIGDEWGEALDPAGVVEQARLMQRRYGFTSFKLKGGVFPPDEEIAAMKALAEAFPGQPLRLDPNTAWTVETSKYVARELDGVIEYLEDPTATISGMAEVAKDAPMPLATNMCVIAWEHLRPAVEQNAIQVLLTDHHYWGGLRRTRQLAAVCEAFGIELSMHSNSHLGISLAAMTHVGAAIPNLAHSCDTHYPWNSADDVIVPGAIEVRDGAVKVPTGPGLGVELDPDALDRAHRRYLDSGIRDRDDTGYMQQIRPEYERLLPRW
- a CDS encoding 5-dehydro-4-deoxyglucarate dehydratase, whose protein sequence is MKFQGVLFFPVTPFAADGTLDGERLAQHIEAGVAAGAGGVFVACGTGEFHALTPAEIGEATRIAVATTAGRVPVLAAAGGPVPAALDQAARIREAGADGILLLPPYLVTAPQQGLVRYAREVTSAARLPVIFYQRGTARLTEATAAEIASLPGVVGLKDGIGDLERMHRIVRTIRALPGGEDFAFFNGLPTAEMTAAAYQGVGVDLYSSAVFAFAPEIATAFHRALAEGDQALVTKLLDGFYGPLVELRDEVPGYAVALVKAGVTLRGLDVGGVRAPLLDPTPEHLARLAKLIDHGLEAVRA
- a CDS encoding carbohydrate ABC transporter permease, with amino-acid sequence MSAPVIDPVRATAPRTTGKRSGKAKRTTPARFDTALGWNDKPGTAWALRILLCATAVAIFAAPFLAILSGAFTKNASGSSLSFLPHDSTLLNFTVAGERGIWDYFSNSLVIAGGGLLLQLVVCTLAAYALARHRFRGQALILTLFMLTMMLPEEVIAIPLSLVLGDVPVVHLDLKGTVWGVILPLGAWGFSVMMLTEFMKDIPDEIEEAARLDGVGELRMLWQIVLPLCKPALGVAGVLGFIMIWDQYLLPLIAAKDPTDYTVTVALSVLRTDPEVGSGVVLAGAVIALIPSLIVYLLLQRSLVSGIAAGATKG
- a CDS encoding carbohydrate ABC transporter permease, which translates into the protein MTATVTTPAARGGRRPTKKALVPWLFLAPGLLLALVFKFWPMAKGVWLSFFDVRPFLGDRWTGLDNYTRVLTDHRFQDAIGHTLVLGIGQSLGAIVLGFVLALLLEGQARLLKIVRTAVFLPAVTATAVVGELWRLMYYPTSDGLLNSGLNLFGLGPVQFLDNPDLALWSTMAMGIWIWAPYNMVIIMAGLAGVDRSLYEAAAMDGVSLWQRLRYVTLPAIRPALGIVLTLAAIRGLRVFTEVYVLTGGGPAGSTEVWMTRAYTLGFTRNDIGGASAASVVLLCVTLLLTVTVNYFRKRGDVR
- a CDS encoding sugar ABC transporter substrate-binding protein — encoded protein: MGDRRRSRRLAAVLAVTGLAFTTAACGTGSGGSGDDPNTLEVWTRSNPDSAATYGRVFATFTKKTGIKVDYQPVINFDQQLQSRASTKDLPDVMINDTALMGSYQSQGLLKAVDPDSIAGHDQITAKSWASTVGIDGKHYGIPYSRQAQTLMIRKDWLRKLGIEAPTTWQEMLDVAKAFATRDPDGDGKADTYGMVVPGSAQNGYAAWWGSSFLWQGGAKIVEPDGQGTYKPAMDSAAAVNTVTWMKDNLFCGDNAVTQPGALTAITSTATNFQDGNAGMYMTGPYNITTFDQTLGKDKYEVVPAPAGPAGGDVLADGENVYFGAKTGKTKQEQELAAFLISPEGQKIAMTGENQPVVRIPVNSTLDAAAVRDDPRWSVVQKAYEDASQQFPNAPDFAPIKQDTADSLNAIFTYCGGDVRSQLKELNETLAGDLKDQDLLK